The Tigriopus californicus strain San Diego chromosome 5, Tcal_SD_v2.1, whole genome shotgun sequence genome includes a region encoding these proteins:
- the LOC131879970 gene encoding ankyrin-3-like, whose amino-acid sequence MGGALSHFFQSGHALLSSSHNRNVSEQTKRNIRIVFDALRANPKVTVHRLEGLLSTIPRSENILQIHNEEGYNLLQKCVGINNLEMARWCLSRNIDINRGACSLPLHIACLKGYEDVVELLLKHGARVDVEARMCWPGPHQQNCEERGKHSRNRDHDREHHYRSFDKLQCAIYYAIDGDQVDILELLAQQGEDHWLPWQQKRPLLHIACERGAWNCVKYLVSERSDEINQCYDEYYPIHQAALHDIKFLELLIQCGAETTVRTSTQQMTALHVVLLQGKKTAEDTLQTAKLLMEHGLRDLINEADSLSNTPLHVLIVRYAMEERRFGYNIDHQPWNKWDMLHIVRYLLQNGARPSINQTHNSALACVLRHITDWEFRYDLLQMLLQEGGDPNVEGRDGSVPLMVCLVPLINKDPLHHFTHTMKVCYLNCVRILCNFGANPNCTSRSNLTPLHVLVFTAKENISLAREEEKSQGFEFIRNLLTLLLQHGLDPNVRFSQRFNHSLLSLLDMVQNARVPSDLNYVYDLTLTLLQYGANPNVNIDSSADGDDDGYSGFGCGPDRHRSMGGRGGRLRSNHVLSHFVQVLMQKDNLCHDPNQSFARIITLYYLTMDHHPLYTCLRLLYAQTGSNPNPNISALCQVIKEKCSKPRTLKQMARIVIYNKIGQRPAISASKLPLPAVLKDYVLNFDP is encoded by the exons ATGGGCGGGGCACTCTCGCATTTTTTCCAATCCGGTCACGCCCTGCTGTCCTCCTCCCATAATCGCAATGTCTCCGAGCAAACCAAACGCAACATCCGGATTGTGTTTGACGCTCTCCGAGCCAATCCCAAGGTCACAGTTCATCGCCTTGAGGGACTCCTCTCGACCATTCCGAGAAGTGAAAACATCCTGCAAATCCACAACGAGGAAGGATACAACTTGTTGCAAAAATGTGTGGGCATTAACAATCTCGAAATGGCTCGGTGGTGCCTGTCTCGAAATATCGATATCAATCGGGGAGCTTGCTCACTGCCCCTACATATCGCTTGCCTAAAAGG GTATGAAGACGTGGTTGAATTGCTGTTGAAACATGGGGCTCGTGTGGACGTGGAGGCCCGGATGTGTTGGCCAGGGCCTCATCAGCAGAACTGTGAAGAGCGAGGAAAGCACTCCAGGAATCGTGATCACGACCGGGAGCATCACTACCGGTCCTTTGACAAACTTCAATGTGCCATCTACTATGCAATTGATGGGGATCAG GTGGACATTTTGGAACTCCTGGCCCAACAAGGAGAGGACCATTGGCTCCCCTGGCAACAGAAGCGCCCACTTCTGCACATAGCGTGTGAGCGCGGTGCGTGGAACTGTGTCAAGTATCTCGTATCGGAGCGCTCGGATGAGATCAATCAGTGCTATGACGAGTACTATCCGATTCATCAAGCCGCCCTCCATGATATCAAGTTCCTGGAGTTGCTCATCCAATGCGGGGCCGAGACCACGGTGAGGACTTCCACTCAACAAATGACCGCGCTTCACGTGGTCCTGCTGCAGGGCAAGAAAACGGCCGAGGACACGTTGCAGACGGCCAAGCTGCTCATGGAGCACGGTCTGCGCGACCTCATCAACGAAGCTGACTCGCTCAGTAATACCCCGCTCCATGTCCTCATTGTCAGATACGCCATGGAGGAGCGTCGGTTTGGCTACAATATCGACCATCAGCCCTGGAACAAGTGGGACATGCTTCACATCGTGCGATACCTGCTTCAAAATGGCGCCCGCCCTTCGATCAATCAGACGCACAATTCGGCTTTGGCGTGCGTGCTTCGACACATCACGGATTGGGAGTTCCGTTACGACTTGCTGCAGATGCTGTTGCAAGAGGGTGGCGACCCCAATGTGGAAGGACGCGACGGGTCGGTGCCGCTCATGGTCTGCTTGGTGCCTCTGATCAATAAAGACCCGCTGCATCATTTCACGCACACTATGAAAGTGTGCTACTTGAACTGTGTGCGCATCCTGTGTAACTTCGGTGCCAATCCCAACTGCACGTCGCGCAGCAACCTCACCCCACTGCACGTGCTCGTGTTCACGGCCAAAGAAAACATATCGCTCGCTCGGGAGGAGGAGAAAAGCCAGGGCTTCGAGTTCATCCGGAACCTGTTGACCTTGCTGCTCCAACACGGTCTCGATCCGAATGTCAGATTCAGCCAACGCTTCAACCATAGCCTGTTGTCATTGCTGGACATGGTCCAGAACGCCCGCGTCCCCTCCGATCTCAACTACGTGTACGACCTCACATTGACCCTTTTGCAGTACGGTGCTAATCCGAACGTGAACATCGATAGTAGTGCAGACGGAGACGACGACGGCTATTCGGGTTTCGGGTGCGGTCCGGATCGCCATCGCTCTATGGGAGGTCGCGGGGGTCGGCTGCGCTCCAATCATGTGCTCTCTCATTTCGTTCAGGTTCTCATGCAGAAAGACAATCTGTGCCATGACCCAAACCAGAGCTTTGCACGCATCATCACGCTCTACTATCTGACCATGGACCATCACCCCCTGTATACGTGTCTCCGATTGCTCTATGCACAAACCGGATCCAATCCCAACCCAAATATCAGTGCCTTGTGTCAAGTTATCAAGGAGAAGTGCTCCAAGCCCCGAACTCTGAAGCAAATGGCCCGCATCGTGATCTACAACAAGATCGGCCAACGGCCCGCCATCTCCGCCAGCAAACTTCCTTTGCCCGCTGTCTTGAAGGACTACGTGCTTAACTTCGACCCTTAA